The DNA window CCGTATACTGTTTGATGAGCCTAGCCTTAACAACAAATAGTTTTAGATCAAAAATTTCATAGAATTCAGTTTCCCCTTTGAATGTTGTCTCAGATGCAACATACACATCAAATATagctttcatttcttttataccTTCCAAACTTGGACAAAGAATTTGAGCTCTCAAATCATAGCTACTTGCGCCATTGTAGTCTTTATCAACAAATCTTTTCTCAACCTCCTCCCTTTCTGTCCTGCGAACCTCCTTTACCGCAATAGGAGCCTCCTCCCTTTCTGCCCTGCAAACCTCCTCCTCTACCTCCATTGTAGCCTCTTCCTCTATCGCATTGGTAGCCACCTCTTCCTTAATTTCCTTAATTTCTGTAGGAGACTCCTCTTCCGCCATAGGTGCTACCTCTACCTCCCTAGCAGCCTCCTCTTCCGCCATAGGAGCCACCTCTACAGCCATAGGAGCCTCCTCTACAGCCATAAGAGCCTCCTCCTTTTCCTCCCTAGCAGCCTCTTCTTCCGCCATAGGTGCCACCTCTACCTCCCTAGCAGCCTCCTCTACAACCATAGGAGCCTCCTTTTCCTCCCTAGCAGCCTCCTCTTCCGCCATAGGTGCCACCTCTACTTCCCTAGCAGCGTCCTCTTCCGCCATAAGAGCCTCCTCTACAGCCATAGGAGCCTCCTCCTTTTCCGCCCTAGTCTAGCCGCCTCCCCTTCTGTCATGTGAACCTCCTCCTCTTTCGCCCTGGGAACCACCTCTTCGTTAATTTCCATAGATCAAACAAGAACCACAAAATTGTAAATCCAATACTCAGATTAGCATCCACAAAATTGTAAATCCAATACTCGGATTAAaacttttgaaataaaataaaacatccGAATTGCACACTGAGGCCACAGCAGATACGCAAAACTAAGCTAATAAACCTACAGTAGCTCGATGAAAactaattagatatataagtaTCACGTCTTCCTATATCAAAGTTTCATGAATTTCAATCTAAATCAAATCAATAGCCTATCTGTAGCTGAAGCTCGCAATTGGTTCATGAATTGCATTTTGACATGAAATGAGAAACAAATGTAGGAAAAAAGAAGCTGAAACTCACTCCGGTGTAGGAAAATTGTGTCGGTTCGTAGGACAGAAAGGGAGGAGGCTGAGAAAAGATTTGTTGAGAAAAGACTACAATGGTGCAAGTAGCTATGCTTTGAGATCTCAAATTCTTTATCCAAGCTTGGAGggtataaaagaaatgaaagctACATTTGATGTCTATGCTGCATCTGAGACAAAATTCAAAGGGGAAACTGATTTCTATGCAATTTTTGGTCTAAAACCATATGTTGTTATGGCTAGGCTCATCAGACAGTTTACGGAGATGTATCGTCTGCTTAATCCTTATTGCAACAAAACTGTTGGGGCATATGGGGGCATTTAACCTTCTCTCGGAAGCATGAAATATATTGTCCGACCTAAGTGAACGAACCTTGTACGATATCTGGAGAAATACAATGTCAAAGGGTTTTGCCCCTATTTTGGTCTATCTTTTTTTTGTTGTCTttcatttatcatatattttcttaCGATACTCCCAAACAAGGTCGGCCTAGGGTACCCCGAGTGACCCTGTCAATTggttatccaaataacccataaaCATACAAGGCCTTATTctaaatcatttctttcttttaatgaaattattctaaatatttgCTTTGTTATTGACAATtaattaaatcttttttttctatGAAAGGGGTGATTCCTTTTGGACAAAATGCACAACTTGTAACGTTCGGTATAAGTATCTCCTGAATTGTCGTGGTGTTTTCATGGCAATTAACGAAGTGATAGGACCTCCAGATGGCTCGTATCCTTTTCTTGattgtcaacattttcctgcTCCTGAAAACTGCTATGCAAATCAACTTGGGACTATTACAAATATCCCAACCACAAATGGAGTCGTTGTATCTAAATCTAAGCGGAAATCGTATTCTGGATCTTCAGTGGAGGAACACCCTATAGGGAATGGCAATAAAAACACGAGATCTCTTCACGAGCCTTCCAAACTGGGCAAGCCCTCAAGGAGAAAGAGTCTTGATGACACATGCGTAGAAACGTCTTAAATAATCTATCAGATATGGGACCATCAATGTCAATTTTTGACtcaaaaaagttattaattaatagggCATTGTCTGAATTAAGAAAGAAGTTGCCAGAGATAAGGAAAGCTGATGCTGAAGTAGCTGCACTGAAGAAAAACCTAGCAAATTTACCTCAGAaagaagcagcagcagcaggaaAATCAGTAGGAGAGGTGGTGGTGTCTAACAAGCCTAGTACTGCCGCAATTTCTGGCACAGTTGGACTTCAATCAGTGGTGAGGAGGAGGGCATCAATGCGCATGAAGGTTCCTATctctgattttcacaattttgaCAATGATAGGGCTGAGCAATGCTTCAAGGCGAAGCAGATATTGGCGCTCTATGATGAAAAAGATGCTATGCCACGTCTGTACTGTCTGATTTCAGTCTCACCGTTTAAACTGCAATTAGTTACATGAACTCCAAAACTGATGCGGAGTTCGGGTAAGTGAATTGGCTAAAATCTGGATTTACGAAATATTGTGGAAAATTTAGAACATCTTTTCTCATGTATTGAgcagagaaaaaataaaacggGGAGGATGCCTTAGAATTTATCCTAGGGGCGGGGATATATGGGCCATATACAAGAACTGGTCATCGGAATGGAACAGGGAGACCCCCTTTGAAGTTAGGAATCAATATGAGATGGTGGAAGTTATGATGGattatgatgaagaagatggggTTTGCATGAGTCCACTGGTGAAAGTAGATGGTTACAGGACTGTGTATGGGAGGAACCCAGATAAGGGTTCCATTAGTTGGGTTTTGAAGAAGgaaaagttgagattctcacATCGTGTTCCTTCTTGGCGAATTAGAGGTGGAGAAAGGACTGATGATCTGCCAGAATGCTGTTGGGATCTGGACCCTGCCGCCACCCAAGATGGCCTTATCCTTCAACAGCagcaagaacaagaagaagctgAAGCTGGGAAACATAAAGTGATATCTTAACTTACATTCCATCCCCCAATTGAAAAGATTATGAACtgtttgttgtttcttatgATTGTTTGTTCCTGACAGTGTACTTGAGTGATTACAGATGGATGGCCAAAACTATTATAGGTTGTTtcattgttgttgatgatgttttTGATTTTGACATGTGAAAATTATTCTACATGTCAAATTAAAGTTGAACAGTGGGTTAATTTCCTATTCCCTATGGTTGACTTGATTTGGGATAGAAAATacaaatatgaatgaatttatattttataattgatgtaTGTTTGTCTTTATCTTTCAATGAGATTTGATCTTcacttacaaataatatattgtttgttATTGCTCCGCTCCAGTTAAATGAAATTTCTTGGcagtaaaactaataaataagaCAAATCCTCTTTCTGAGGTGTGAATGTCTTTATTCTTGAATTTCTTGATTCAAACCATATTAATTGTGTTCTCTTATATAGAGCACATTATATATAGCTTTGTTTTAATAATCATATTCAAGAGAATACTTTAAGTGTAAAGAGATATAATTGTGTATGTAACAACTAAACTATAAATTAACggttaatattgaaaattaattttttttttattttggatagattaatgtttttttatgaacttttataattaatcatagattcataatttttaacataatattataaaacaaataattaggataataaaatatataaaaagtagcATATTCAAAAGAAGCTAATGCATTTTTCtaatcaaaaattatattttgtaataaaataaaataaaataaa is part of the Impatiens glandulifera chromosome 1, dImpGla2.1, whole genome shotgun sequence genome and encodes:
- the LOC124927843 gene encoding uncharacterized protein LOC124927843, with translation MAINEVIGPPDGSYPFLDCQHFPAPENCYANQLGTITNIPTTNGVVVSKSKRKSYSGSSVEEHPIGNGNKNTRSLHEPSKLGKPSRRKSLDDTCVETALSELRKKLPEIRKADAEVAALKKNLANLPQKEAAAAGKSVGEVVVSNKPSTAAISGTVGLQSVVRRRASMRMKVPISDFHNFDNDRAEQCFKAKQILALYDEKDAMPRLEKIKRGGCLRIYPRGGDIWAIYKNWSSEWNRETPFEVRNQYEMVEVMMDYDEEDGVCMSPLVKVDGYRTVYGRNPDKGSISWVLKKEKLRFSHRVPSWRIRGGERTDDLPECCWDLDPAATQDGLILQQQQEQEEAEAGKHKCT